The following proteins come from a genomic window of Salvia hispanica cultivar TCC Black 2014 chromosome 4, UniMelb_Shisp_WGS_1.0, whole genome shotgun sequence:
- the LOC125217654 gene encoding protein SOB FIVE-LIKE 3-like, with translation MDPSKIGTEECSSSESGWTTYIASPDLEDEYADQNEEDDDDGDDDGNVAQKGFKKVAREEAAADSDDSMASDASSGPSDQYYYLGRSHGGFIHAGRNNQRKWTAKKQEEKKKQMRGEKDKSGNSARRLKKF, from the coding sequence ATGGATCCTTCTAAAATAGGCACTGAGGAATGCAGCAGCAGTGAATCCGGGTGGACGACGTACATAGCCTCCCCAGACCTCGAGGACGAATATGCCGATCAGAACGAAGAAGATGACGacgatggtgatgatgatggcAATGTAGCCCAAAAAGGGTTCAAAAAGGTTGCGCGAGAAGAGGCAGCAGCTGATAGTGATGATTCGATGGCCTCGGATGCATCCTCTGGTCCAAGTGatcaatattattatctcGGAAGAAGCCATGGAGGTTTCATCCATGCAGGGAGAAACAATCAAAGAAAGTGGACTGCAAAGAAGCaggaagagaagaagaaacagATGAGAGGAGAAAAAGACAAATCAGGCAACAGTGcaagaagattgaagaaattttaa